A single genomic interval of Camelina sativa cultivar DH55 chromosome 11, Cs, whole genome shotgun sequence harbors:
- the LOC109127549 gene encoding auxin-responsive protein SAUR15-like translates to MRSLVKKLLWCGAKNYVSPRTSALPEEGRVRVYVGKDKESQCKLEVEANLLNHPMFEDLLRLSEEEFGHSYEGALRIACEIDVFIKLINQHKKTNHHSPSLCFTNNSTKLS, encoded by the coding sequence atgagaagctTGGTGAAGAAGCTACTATGGTGCGGAGCCAAGAACTATGTGTCTCCGAGAACATCGGCATTACCAGAGGAAGGGAGAGTTCGGGTTTACGTAGGTAAAGATAAAGAGAGTCAATGCAAGCTAGAGGTTGAGGCTAATTTGCTAAACCACCCAATGTTTGAGGATCTTCTAAGGTTGTCTGAGGAAGAATTCGGACACTCGTACGAAGGAGCCTTAAGGATTGCCTGCGAGATTGATGTCTTCATCAAACTTATCAATCAacacaaaaaaactaatcatCATAGCCCTTCCCTTTGCTTTACCAATAATTCCACTAAATTATCGTag